Within Thermodesulfobacteriota bacterium, the genomic segment GAAGAGAGTGAGCTTCGCCAGCGTCGGAGCCACCGCCGCGCCCCCCATGGCTCCCACCGCCCCGGCCGCCTCGGCCGCCGCCGGCCACAGGAGCGCGAGGCCCGCCCCTGGGGCGGCCCAATGTCGCACCCGCGCCGCGGCGATGGAGGCGAGGCCCGCCCCGAGCAGCAGCGTCACCTCGCCCGCCCCGAGGAGCGAGCCCGCGGCCACGGCTGCGGCGAGGGCCGCGGGTGGCCATCCCCGAAGAGCCGTCTTTCCCAGGCCCCACCGGGCCTGGGCGACGACGGCGAGGATCACGGGCTTGATGCCCCAGAGGACCCACTCCACCTGGGGAAGGCTCCCGTACTCGCGATAGAACCACGCAAACCCCAGGACGATGAGCATGGCCGGGACGATGAAGCACACCCCCGCCGCCACCAGGCCCCTCACCCCCGCCCGGTGGTAGCCCAGGTGGATGGCCATCTCGGTGGAGTTGGGCCCGGGGATGAGATTCGTCGCGGCCAGGAGGTCGAGGAAGGTCTGCCGGTCCACCCAGCCCCGGCGCTCCACGATCTCCCGGTCCATGAGGGCCACGTGGGCGGCGGGCCCCCCGAAGGCCGTGGCCCCGAGCCGCAGGAAGACCCCTGCCACCTCCCGAACGCGCCCCCCGTCGTCCCGCCGCTCGCCCGCCATCGTCCGCCTCCCCCCGTCCCTACGAAGCCCGGTTCACAGGATGGGATCCGGCGCCTTCCCGCAGGCGACCCTCCCCGACGAGCTCCCCGAGCTGTGCCTCCACCGCGTCCAGGGCCTCCCGCCCCTCGGGGGTCAGGAAGTAGGAACGCCGCGCCTTGGGCCCGCCGGCCGGGTCCGTCTCGCACCGCAGCCACCCGAGGCCCTCCAGGCGGTGCAGCAGGGGGTAGAGCGTCCCCGGGCTCACCTCGTAGCCGTGGCGGCGAAGCTCCTGGAGCATCCACTGCCCGACCACCGGCCCCTGCCCGGCGTGATGGAGAATGTGGACCTTCCAGAAGGCAAGCAGGATCTCGCGCTGCACCGCGCGGCGGCTTGCTTCGTCCATGGCGGGTCTCCCTTCGCGTTCACGGTTCCCAGTTGCCGGTTCCGAGTCACGACTTGCGCGTATCGTGGGTCGCCTCCCGGGCGAAGCGCTTGGCCTCCTGCACCTCTTTTCCGGTGACCACGGTCTCGAGCAGTCGGTCGAAGACGGGGTTGACCCGGCCGTTGAGCCACCGGAAGGCAGCCGACTCCTCCTTGAGGGCGGTCTTGAGGAACCGGGTGCAGCCGCGACAGGCGGGGGTGCGCACGGAGTAGTCGAGGGCGTCGATCCCGTGCCAGGCCGCCAGCACCTTCATGCCCACCGTAAGCGGCTTGCGCACCCACCGAAACCACCAGGCGCGCCGGTAGGCCAGGTCCACGAGGCGGACGGTGCAGGTATTGCAGACGACTTGGCGAGAAGGGGAACGGCATTGGGGCCCCCGAGGGGTCGCAGCCATGGGATATTTCCGTTTTCGTAGTCGAACGCCGAAGACGGTCATC encodes:
- the chrA gene encoding chromate efflux transporter, whose translation is MAGERRDDGGRVREVAGVFLRLGATAFGGPAAHVALMDREIVERRGWVDRQTFLDLLAATNLIPGPNSTEMAIHLGYHRAGVRGLVAAGVCFIVPAMLIVLGFAWFYREYGSLPQVEWVLWGIKPVILAVVAQARWGLGKTALRGWPPAALAAAVAAGSLLGAGEVTLLLGAGLASIAAARVRHWAAPGAGLALLWPAAAEAAGAVGAMGGAAVAPTLAKLTLFFLKVGSVLYGSGYVLLAFLQADLVDRWGWLTSTELLDAVAVGQFTPGPVFTTATFVGYLVAGLPGALLATGGIFLPSFLFVGLLSPLVPRMRRSRILASFLDGVVAGSFALMAVVTWYLGRAALPDPWTWLLALGSLGVLLRWRVNSAWLVAAGGVAGLLRYLAG
- a CDS encoding PadR family transcriptional regulator, producing the protein MDEASRRAVQREILLAFWKVHILHHAGQGPVVGQWMLQELRRHGYEVSPGTLYPLLHRLEGLGWLRCETDPAGGPKARRSYFLTPEGREALDAVEAQLGELVGEGRLREGAGSHPVNRAS
- a CDS encoding nitroreductase, with product MAATPRGPQCRSPSRQVVCNTCTVRLVDLAYRRAWWFRWVRKPLTVGMKVLAAWHGIDALDYSVRTPACRGCTRFLKTALKEESAAFRWLNGRVNPVFDRLLETVVTGKEVQEAKRFAREATHDTRKS